In a genomic window of Flavobacteriales bacterium:
- a CDS encoding TIGR00730 family Rossman fold protein, giving the protein MRVAVFCGASTGRDPFIIEAAKEMGRAIARRGLGVVYGGGHVGLMGAVADAALSAGGEVIGVIPGFMVEKELAHTGLSDLIIVRDMHERKMRMHELSQAVVALPGGFGTMDEFFELLTWRQLGIHGKPMGVLNANGFYDHLLAQAARMKADGFLHGPTRIIAEAEVGPLLDSLLATQ; this is encoded by the coding sequence ATGCGCGTCGCCGTCTTCTGCGGGGCCAGCACAGGCCGTGACCCCTTCATCATCGAAGCTGCCAAGGAGATGGGACGCGCTATTGCCCGGCGCGGCTTGGGCGTGGTGTACGGCGGCGGGCACGTGGGCCTTATGGGCGCCGTGGCCGATGCGGCGCTCAGCGCTGGGGGCGAGGTGATCGGTGTGATCCCAGGTTTCATGGTGGAGAAGGAATTGGCGCATACGGGCCTTTCGGACCTGATCATCGTGCGCGACATGCACGAAAGGAAGATGCGGATGCACGAGCTCAGCCAGGCGGTGGTGGCCCTGCCAGGCGGTTTCGGCACCATGGACGAATTCTTCGAGCTGCTCACGTGGCGACAGCTTGGCATCCACGGCAAACCCATGGGCGTGCTCAACGCGAACGGCTTCTATGACCACTTGCTCGCCCAAGCAGCGCGCATGAAGGCCGATGGCTTCCTCCATGGCCCCACGCGGATCATCGCTGAAGCGGAGGTTGGGCCCTTGCTCGATTCGCTCCTAGCGACCCAGTGA